The Methylomonas montana genome has a window encoding:
- a CDS encoding RMD1 family protein, with protein sequence MTDDRPIKRCLTVCLAQSFEFTQLREKLLDTTRAQLFRNALVIDYKTGCAIVFAYGVMVCWNLNLDDRRSLQDLLLDYAIKPDAEPQEDNFSYEVGCEQDRIQHDHIELQSADFKVLLALSHAMAQSIKLAAFEGHAIDTIRATSHLPQSLAREGKIKLNRKTMAMIRGQLFLTKSDIILNYDLLDTPEFFWEHPEYQHIYSMAANYLEIQQRTDVLSKKLETIHELLEMLADEQKHQHSSTLEWIIIWLIAVEIVMSILDKLF encoded by the coding sequence ATGACAGACGACAGACCCATTAAACGCTGCCTGACGGTGTGCCTGGCACAGTCGTTCGAATTCACGCAACTAAGGGAAAAACTGCTCGACACCACCCGCGCGCAATTGTTTAGAAACGCCTTGGTGATCGATTACAAAACCGGCTGTGCCATCGTATTTGCCTATGGCGTGATGGTGTGCTGGAACCTCAATCTGGACGACCGCCGTTCCTTGCAGGATTTATTGCTGGATTACGCGATCAAACCCGACGCCGAACCGCAGGAAGATAATTTCAGCTATGAAGTAGGCTGCGAGCAGGACCGGATTCAACACGATCATATCGAATTGCAGTCCGCCGATTTCAAAGTGCTGCTGGCGCTGTCGCACGCGATGGCGCAATCGATCAAGCTGGCGGCGTTCGAAGGCCATGCCATCGACACCATCCGTGCCACCAGCCATTTGCCGCAGTCGCTGGCGCGGGAAGGCAAGATCAAGCTGAACCGCAAAACCATGGCGATGATTCGCGGCCAGTTGTTCCTGACCAAGAGCGACATCATTCTGAATTACGACTTGCTGGATACGCCGGAATTTTTCTGGGAACATCCTGAGTATCAGCATATTTACTCGATGGCCGCCAATTACCTGGAAATTCAGCAGCGCACCGACGTGCTATCGAAAAAGCTGGAAACCATTCACGAGCTACTGGAAATGCTGGCCGACGAACAGAAACACCAGCACTCTTCAACACTGGAGTGGATCATCATCTGGCTAATTGCGGTGGAGATTGTGATGTCGATTCTGGACAAGCTGTTTTAA